GCCCACGCCCGCGAGCATGGTGGTGAGGAAGCGCTCGTGGCCGGGCACGTCGACGAAGGCCACCTCGCCGACGTCGGCCCACTCGGTCCAGCAGTAGCCCAGCTCGATCGTGAGGCCGCGGCGCCGCTCCTCGTCGAGGCGGTCGGGGTGGGTCCCGGTGAGCGCCTCGACCAGGGTGGACTTCCCGTGGTCGACGTGGCCGGCGGTGGCGACGACGTGCATCAGACCGGCTCGCCGGCCACGCGTCGCACGGCGTCGGCGAGGTCGTCGTCCTCCTCGGGCGGGACGGCGAGCAGGTCGAGGAGCAGCCGGCCGCGCTCGACCCGGCCCACCACGGGCGGCTCGCCGGTGCGCAGCGGCAGCGCGAGCTCCTCGGGGAGCGCGACCGCGACGCTGGGCAGCACCACGTCGGGGGCACCGCCGCCACCGACGGCGGCGCGGGTGTCGACGACCGCCGCTCCCAGCCCGGCAGGGAGCCCGGCCACGACCGCCTCCGCACGCTGCCGCAGGACCGCCACGTCCCGCGCCAGCGCGGCCGGGACGGGCGGCACCGGTCCGGCCAGCGTCGCCTCCAGCGCGGCGAGGGTCAGCTTGTCCACCCGCAGCGCGCGGGCGAACGGGTCGCGCCGGAGTCGCTCCACGAGGTCGGCGCGGCCCAGCAGCAGTCCGGCCTGCGGCCCGCCCAGGAGCTTGTCGCCCGAGGCGGTGACGAGGTCGGCGCCGGCCCGCAGCGCGGTGGCGGCGTCCGGCTCGTCGGGCAGGCGGGGGTGCGGCGCGAGCAGGCCGGAGCCGATGTCGGCGACCACGGTCGCCCCGAGGGTCGCCAGCTCGCGCACGTCCACCGACGAGGTGAAGCCCCGGACGGTGAAGTTGGACGGGTGCACTTTGAGCACGAACGCGGTGTCGTCGTCGACCGCGGCGGCGTAGTCGGCCAGGCGCACCCGGTTGGTGGTCCCGACCTCGCGCAGCCGGGCCCCGACGGACTCCATCAGCTCGGGGATCCGGAAGCCGTCGCCGATCTCGACCAGCTCGCCGCGCGCGATGACGACGCTGCCGCCGTCGCGGCACAGGACGCGGGTGACCAGCGCCAGTGCGGCCGCGCCGTTGTTGACCACGTGCACGCCACCGGCCGCCGGGACCCGGGCGGCCAGCGCCGCGA
This genomic stretch from Nocardioides renjunii harbors:
- the selA gene encoding L-seryl-tRNA(Sec) selenium transferase, with product MADPRRAVPRTDLLLADPRLREAADRLGPDLVKAAVVAAQDRCRAGEVAPDDVADAAVASLPAGAASMRRVLNATGVLVHTNLGRAPLSAAAVEAVRTAAGPTDVELDLATGRRGRRGRGALAALAARVPAAGGVHVVNNGAAALALVTRVLCRDGGSVVIARGELVEIGDGFRIPELMESVGARLREVGTTNRVRLADYAAAVDDDTAFVLKVHPSNFTVRGFTSSVDVRELATLGATVVADIGSGLLAPHPRLPDEPDAATALRAGADLVTASGDKLLGGPQAGLLLGRADLVERLRRDPFARALRVDKLTLAALEATLAGPVPPVPAALARDVAVLRQRAEAVVAGLPAGLGAAVVDTRAAVGGGGAPDVVLPSVAVALPEELALPLRTGEPPVVGRVERGRLLLDLLAVPPEEDDDLADAVRRVAGEPV